A region of Haloplanus sp. XH21 DNA encodes the following proteins:
- a CDS encoding glycosyltransferase family 4 protein, whose product MARVAVLHNTLDFRGGADAVCLHVCEALQAAHDVTLVTFSRSSIADLDRLFDTEVYVAVHRPREAVVSRALDALPEQFGPQLPPRSVLLRRAFARRADDFDIAVSTANEFALPLPSVQYVHFPQFNRRHAAGETAGRLDPVWSRLSGLGDRTLPADARLLANSAWTADAVETIYGRRPTVCHPPVDPPPDPRPWAEREAGVVFVGRLAPDKRPLRAVRIVDGVRARGHDLHLHLVGSSSARYADYARRVASAAADRDYVHLHRDAPRSRIDRLLATHRYGLNCKPAEHFGMAVAEYVAAGMVAFAPDSGGQREILGGRADRLFDTTTDAVATIAAAVDTDARPTRPRDRYASDRFHAVIRRHVAAVLDE is encoded by the coding sequence ATGGCGCGGGTGGCGGTCCTCCACAACACGCTCGATTTCCGCGGCGGCGCCGACGCGGTCTGTCTGCACGTCTGCGAGGCGCTCCAGGCCGCCCACGACGTGACGCTCGTCACCTTCTCCCGCTCGTCGATCGCCGACCTCGACCGGCTGTTCGACACCGAGGTCTACGTGGCGGTCCACCGACCGCGCGAGGCCGTCGTCTCGCGGGCGCTCGACGCCCTCCCCGAGCAGTTCGGGCCGCAGTTACCGCCGCGGAGCGTCCTGCTCCGGCGCGCGTTCGCCCGCCGCGCCGACGACTTCGACATCGCCGTCAGCACCGCCAACGAGTTCGCGCTCCCGCTTCCGTCGGTCCAGTACGTTCACTTCCCGCAGTTCAACCGGCGGCACGCCGCGGGCGAGACGGCGGGGCGACTCGATCCGGTCTGGAGTCGCCTGAGCGGCCTCGGCGACCGCACGCTGCCCGCCGACGCCCGTCTCCTCGCCAACTCCGCGTGGACGGCCGACGCCGTCGAAACGATATACGGCCGGCGCCCGACCGTGTGTCATCCGCCGGTCGATCCGCCGCCGGACCCGCGTCCCTGGGCCGAGCGCGAGGCCGGCGTCGTGTTCGTGGGGCGTCTCGCCCCCGACAAGCGGCCGCTTCGTGCCGTTCGGATCGTCGACGGCGTCCGTGCCCGGGGTCACGACCTGCATCTCCACCTGGTCGGGTCGTCGTCGGCACGATACGCCGACTACGCCCGGCGCGTCGCGTCGGCGGCGGCCGACCGCGACTACGTCCACCTCCATCGGGACGCGCCGCGGTCGCGGATCGACCGACTGCTCGCGACCCACCGCTACGGGCTGAACTGCAAGCCGGCGGAGCATTTCGGGATGGCCGTCGCGGAGTACGTCGCCGCCGGCATGGTGGCGTTCGCCCCGGATTCGGGCGGCCAGCGAGAGATCCTCGGCGGCCGCGCGGACCGGCTGTTCGACACCACGACCGACGCCGTGGCGACCATCGCCGCCGCCGTCGACACCGATGCTCGGCCGACGCGTCCGCGGGACCGCTACGCGAGCGACCGGTTTCACGCGGTGATCCGTCGCCACGTCGCCGCGGTGCTCGACGAATAG
- a CDS encoding nitrite/sulfite reductase produces MPSKVERWKDETYGMEIRDHLLRFAEEGWDAIPEDEHDAWFERFKWWGLYHQRKGQESYFMMRIGTPMGRMTPEQLRTVGEVARDYATGPVDNPEFGSAYADFTTRQSIQLHWIKVEDIPDIWDELESAGLSTIQACGDSWRNIVGSPVAGRDADELINVWPIVQELHETFKGNDLYANLPRKWKVAMTGDRRGSGQGDINDLAFEPATKEIDGEEVEGFNVHVGGGLARKEPRFARDIDVFCRPENATDVAAGLSALFRDYGDREDRFNARIKFLVDEWGPEKVRSVLQEEYVDYELPTAGEDLRDEYDYNAGRSDAPGDYVGVHDQSDGQNFVGLSVLVGRMSADDVIDLADLAEEYGSEMIGLTQRQNVIVGDIADEDLDDFLAEPLLDEHSPDPNPFMRGSIACTGTEYCSLSIVETKNRMVRYGRWLRDNVEIPEGVSDFHIHLSGCTASCAQPQIADISLRGMKTRKDGDPVEAFDVGLGGGLGENPQFADWVKMRIPADEIPGYIANLLETYEQERESPEESFRDFVADRDEDELAALAEPAETSYEDPYLNNTKMTWYPYAEDTDMGASPAPTDRNDQPLPSDD; encoded by the coding sequence ATGCCGTCCAAGGTCGAGCGCTGGAAAGACGAAACCTACGGGATGGAGATACGCGACCATCTCCTCCGATTCGCCGAGGAAGGGTGGGACGCCATCCCCGAGGACGAACACGACGCCTGGTTCGAGCGGTTCAAATGGTGGGGGCTGTACCACCAGCGGAAGGGACAGGAGAGCTACTTCATGATGCGCATCGGGACGCCGATGGGCCGGATGACGCCGGAACAGCTCCGGACCGTCGGCGAGGTGGCCCGCGACTACGCCACCGGTCCCGTCGACAACCCCGAGTTCGGCTCGGCGTACGCCGACTTCACCACGCGCCAGTCGATCCAGCTCCACTGGATCAAAGTCGAGGACATCCCCGACATCTGGGACGAACTCGAATCCGCCGGCCTCTCGACGATTCAGGCCTGTGGTGACTCCTGGCGCAACATCGTCGGTTCGCCCGTCGCGGGCCGTGACGCCGACGAACTCATCAACGTCTGGCCCATCGTGCAGGAACTCCACGAGACGTTCAAGGGCAACGACCTCTACGCCAACCTGCCCCGCAAGTGGAAAGTCGCCATGACCGGCGACCGCCGTGGCTCCGGCCAGGGCGACATCAACGACCTCGCCTTCGAACCGGCGACCAAGGAGATCGACGGTGAGGAAGTCGAGGGGTTCAACGTCCACGTCGGCGGCGGTCTCGCCCGCAAGGAACCCCGTTTCGCCCGCGATATCGATGTCTTCTGCCGCCCCGAGAACGCCACCGACGTCGCCGCCGGGCTCTCTGCGCTCTTCCGCGACTACGGCGACCGCGAGGATCGCTTCAACGCCCGCATCAAGTTCCTCGTCGACGAGTGGGGTCCCGAGAAGGTTCGGTCCGTCCTCCAGGAGGAGTACGTCGACTACGAACTCCCCACCGCGGGTGAGGACCTCCGCGACGAGTACGACTACAACGCCGGCCGCTCCGACGCCCCCGGCGACTACGTGGGCGTCCACGACCAGAGCGATGGACAGAACTTCGTCGGCCTCTCCGTCCTCGTCGGCCGCATGAGCGCGGACGATGTCATCGACCTCGCCGACCTCGCCGAGGAGTACGGCTCCGAGATGATCGGCCTCACGCAGCGCCAGAACGTCATCGTCGGCGACATCGCCGACGAGGATCTGGACGACTTCCTCGCCGAGCCGCTGCTGGACGAACATTCGCCCGACCCCAACCCGTTCATGCGCGGCTCCATCGCGTGTACGGGCACCGAATACTGCTCGCTCTCCATCGTCGAGACGAAAAACCGGATGGTCCGGTACGGCCGCTGGCTCCGGGACAACGTGGAGATCCCCGAGGGCGTCTCGGACTTCCACATCCACCTCTCGGGCTGTACCGCCTCGTGTGCCCAGCCACAGATCGCCGACATCAGCCTCCGGGGCATGAAGACCCGGAAGGACGGCGATCCCGTCGAGGCGTTCGACGTTGGCCTGGGCGGCGGCCTCGGCGAGAACCCGCAGTTCGCCGACTGGGTGAAGATGCGCATCCCCGCCGACGAGATTCCGGGCTACATCGCCAACCTGCTGGAGACCTACGAGCAGGAACGCGAGAGCCCCGAGGAGTCCTTCCGTGACTTCGTCGCCGACCGCGACGAGGACGAACTCGCCGCCCTCGCCGAACCGGCGGAGACGAGTTACGAGGACCCTTATCTCAACAACACGAAGATGACGTGGTACCCCTACGCCGAGGACACCGACATGGGCGCGTCGCCGGCACCGACCGACCGCAACGACCAGCCGCTCCCCTCGGACGACTAA
- a CDS encoding DUF6360 family protein: protein MADRVMKVNAFTTFDLLDASVEGHGFEEEAFATLNVRTPREDPDEITLELELDNTQLDNVEPHADRVTLSADEARTLATELQKAAERLDANETDA from the coding sequence ATGGCCGACCGCGTGATGAAGGTCAACGCCTTCACGACGTTCGACCTCCTCGACGCCAGCGTCGAGGGCCACGGCTTCGAGGAGGAGGCCTTCGCCACGCTCAACGTGCGCACCCCGCGTGAGGACCCCGACGAAATCACGCTCGAACTCGAACTCGACAACACGCAGCTCGACAACGTGGAGCCACACGCGGACCGCGTCACCCTCTCGGCCGACGAGGCGCGCACCCTCGCGACCGAACTACAAAAGGCGGCGGAGCGTCTGGACGCAAACGAGACGGACGCATGA
- a CDS encoding DR2241 family protein, translating into MREWGDLVVAATETGYELRHRADRGVPRTALADRDPDDFRAFVRADDDGRYRPFAGEQSLPTGWVLSGLDRTALLRALATVYPASVETWADDPNPVSYREVATRQTGIYERVANLSREELVDVTEAVCGNCAKRRDWDEHADDRLPVDRGDGALPCREPCSFLVAAAREVLVDEPPDEQAPDYPDADVPPGDLTDPGNRYRVRYRRARGVPDTPQR; encoded by the coding sequence GTGCGCGAGTGGGGCGACCTCGTCGTCGCCGCGACCGAGACGGGCTACGAACTCCGTCATCGCGCCGACCGGGGCGTTCCTCGCACGGCGCTTGCCGACCGCGATCCCGACGACTTCCGCGCGTTCGTGCGCGCGGACGACGACGGGCGCTACCGACCCTTCGCCGGCGAGCAGTCGCTGCCGACGGGGTGGGTGTTGTCCGGTCTCGACCGGACCGCCCTGCTCCGGGCGCTCGCCACTGTCTATCCCGCGTCCGTCGAGACGTGGGCCGACGACCCCAACCCCGTCTCCTACCGCGAGGTGGCGACGCGACAGACCGGTATCTACGAGCGCGTCGCGAACCTCTCCCGCGAGGAACTGGTCGACGTGACCGAGGCGGTGTGTGGCAACTGCGCCAAGCGCCGCGACTGGGACGAACACGCCGACGACCGGCTTCCGGTCGACCGGGGCGACGGTGCGCTCCCCTGCCGGGAGCCGTGTTCGTTCCTCGTTGCCGCCGCGCGCGAGGTCCTCGTCGACGAACCGCCGGACGAACAGGCACCTGACTATCCCGACGCCGACGTGCCGCCGGGCGATCTGACCGATCCGGGCAACCGATACCGGGTCCGCTACCGGCGCGCACGTGGCGTCCCCGACACTCCCCAACGATGA
- the cobA gene encoding uroporphyrinogen-III C-methyltransferase has product MSTTTTGTVFLVGAGPGDPELMTVKARRLLDEADVVLHDSLVGDGVIESIPDGTRVENVGKRADGERTPQAEINDRLVREAKAGRDVVRLKGGDPTIFARGGEEAEHLARHGVPFEVVPGITSAIAAPGVAGIPPTHRDHASTLAVVTGHEDPSKPDSALDWDALSSLVDAGGTLVILMGVGRLPDNVAALREGGVAPDTPVAMVERATLPDERTVTGTLDTIVDRAEEASIDPPAVTVVGQVVGVRETVAHCLGDTDAVVDGPSANGSEVVEVNRQ; this is encoded by the coding sequence ATGAGCACGACAACCACCGGAACGGTGTTCCTCGTCGGTGCCGGTCCGGGCGATCCGGAACTCATGACGGTGAAGGCCCGGCGACTGCTCGACGAGGCCGATGTCGTCCTCCACGACTCGCTCGTGGGCGACGGCGTGATCGAATCGATTCCCGACGGCACGCGCGTCGAGAACGTGGGCAAGCGTGCCGACGGCGAACGAACCCCGCAGGCGGAGATCAACGACCGTCTCGTCCGCGAGGCCAAGGCCGGCCGCGACGTGGTCCGTCTCAAGGGCGGCGATCCGACCATCTTCGCCCGCGGCGGCGAGGAGGCGGAGCATCTCGCCCGCCACGGCGTCCCCTTCGAGGTGGTGCCGGGCATCACGAGCGCCATCGCCGCGCCGGGCGTCGCCGGTATCCCCCCGACCCACCGCGACCACGCCTCGACGCTCGCCGTCGTGACGGGTCACGAGGACCCCAGCAAGCCCGACAGCGCCCTCGACTGGGACGCCCTCTCGTCGCTCGTCGACGCGGGCGGCACGCTGGTGATCCTGATGGGCGTGGGTCGACTGCCGGACAACGTGGCCGCGCTCCGGGAGGGCGGCGTCGCCCCCGACACGCCCGTGGCGATGGTCGAACGCGCCACTCTCCCCGACGAACGCACCGTCACGGGGACGCTCGACACCATCGTCGACCGCGCCGAAGAAGCCAGCATCGACCCGCCCGCCGTCACCGTCGTCGGGCAGGTCGTCGGCGTCCGCGAGACGGTCGCACACTGTCTCGGCGACACCGATGCGGTGGTCGACGGCCCTTCTGCGAACGGGTCGGAGGTCGTGGAGGTGAACCGCCAATGA